Proteins encoded within one genomic window of Humulus lupulus chromosome 1, drHumLupu1.1, whole genome shotgun sequence:
- the LOC133818426 gene encoding agamous-like MADS-box protein AGL61 has product MKMNSTTKVDRKKIEMAKIQNKSNLQVTFSKRRSGLFKKASELCTLCGVEVALIVFSPANKPFAFGHPELHSLLRRFLTHQNNNSTDHYGHVIGRHDQQLNDQLSCLLTQLEEEKKKGRELNEEIRKDCYDNGQRKKMMWWWESAIEDEMISFHELQQLKVSLEMLKDNVALTREAHNTISNGDIFLKDLQFWL; this is encoded by the coding sequence ATGAAGATGAATTCGACAACAAAGGTGGATAGGAAGAAGATTGAAATGGCTAAAATACAAAACAAGAGCAATCTACAAGTGACTTTTTCGAAACGACGATCAGGTCTGTTCAAGAAAGCTAGTGAGCTTTGCACACTCTGTGGAGTTGAAGTTGCCCTAATCGTCTTCTCGCCAGCCAATAAGCCCTTCGCATTTGGCCACCCCGAACTCCACTCCCTCCTCCGCCGCTTTCTCACCCATCAAAACAACAACTCTACTGATCATTACGGCCACGTTATCGGTCGCCATGATCAACAGCTCAACGACCAACTTTCATGTCTTCTAACCCAACTGGAAGAGGAGAAAAAGAAGGGACGAGAGCTCAATGAGGAGATCAGAAAAGACTGTTATGATAATGGCCAGAGAAAGAAGATGATGTGGTGGTGGGAATCCGCCATTGAAGATGAAATGATCAGCTTCCATGAGCTTCAGCAGTTGAAGGTTTCACTGGAGATGCTCAAGGACAATGTGGCTCTGACGAGAGAAGCCCACAATACAATAAGTA